The Chryseobacterium indicum genome includes a window with the following:
- a CDS encoding aminotransferase class I/II-fold pyridoxal phosphate-dependent enzyme, which translates to MNDFNAANEIQDLQYFGEFGGVNPSISDSSTYTFLSAKTMFDTFEGNAEGCYLYSRHSSPMNLYLAQALAKLENTEAANVTASGMGAITSVLMQVCKSGDHIISSRTIYGGTYAFMKNFLPPFNIQTTFVDINNFESVENSITENTKIIYCESVSNPLLEVADLRKLSEICKRHNLKLIVDNTFSPLSISPKLLGADIVIHSLTKFINGSSDTVGGVYCGTQEFINDTKNVNNGACMLLGPTMDSLRSASILKNLRTLHIRMKQHSYNAMYLAQRFEEDGLRVSYPGLKSHKNHELMKTMMHEEYGFGGLLTLDAGTTDKANELMELMQQENLGYLAVSLGFYKTLFSCSGSSTSSEIPEEERAAMGISDGLIRFSIGLDHDIERTYEKMRECMLKTGVLSHETISIS; encoded by the coding sequence ATGAACGACTTTAATGCAGCCAACGAAATACAGGATCTACAGTATTTCGGTGAATTTGGCGGAGTAAACCCATCAATTTCCGACAGTTCTACTTACACTTTTCTTTCTGCAAAAACGATGTTCGATACTTTCGAAGGAAATGCAGAAGGATGCTATTTATATTCAAGACATTCTTCTCCGATGAATCTGTATCTTGCGCAGGCTCTGGCTAAGCTTGAAAATACGGAAGCAGCCAACGTTACCGCATCGGGAATGGGAGCGATTACTTCGGTTCTGATGCAGGTCTGCAAAAGCGGAGATCATATTATCTCGAGCAGAACAATCTACGGCGGAACGTATGCTTTTATGAAAAATTTTCTTCCGCCATTTAATATTCAGACGACTTTCGTAGACATCAATAATTTTGAATCTGTTGAAAACTCAATTACCGAAAACACAAAAATCATCTACTGTGAAAGTGTAAGCAATCCGCTTCTGGAAGTTGCTGACCTGAGAAAACTCTCTGAAATCTGTAAAAGACATAATCTGAAACTGATCGTAGACAATACGTTCTCTCCGCTCTCTATTTCGCCAAAGCTTTTGGGCGCAGATATCGTGATCCATTCTTTAACGAAATTTATCAACGGAAGCAGCGATACCGTTGGCGGAGTGTACTGCGGAACTCAGGAATTCATTAACGATACGAAAAATGTGAATAACGGAGCGTGTATGCTGTTGGGACCTACGATGGACAGTCTTCGTTCTGCAAGTATTCTTAAAAATCTCAGAACGCTGCACATCAGAATGAAACAACACAGTTATAATGCAATGTATCTTGCACAAAGATTTGAAGAAGACGGACTGCGTGTCTCTTATCCCGGATTAAAATCTCATAAAAACCACGAACTGATGAAAACGATGATGCATGAAGAGTACGGATTCGGTGGTTTGCTGACTTTAGACGCGGGAACCACAGATAAAGCCAATGAACTGATGGAATTAATGCAGCAGGAAAATCTGGGTTATCTTGCGGTAAGTTTAGGCTTTTATAAAACTTTATTCTCATGCTCAGGAAGCTCCACTTCTTCTGAAATTCCGGAGGAAGAACGCGCTGCGATGGGAATTTCCGATGGACTAATCAGATTCTCAATAGGTCTGGATCACGACATCGAACGAACGTATGAAAAGATGAGAGAATGCATGCTCAAAACAGGCGTTCTCAGCCATGAAACCATCTCCATATCCTAA
- a CDS encoding bestrophin family protein, with protein MITTKYVNYRQVLNLSGFHLIMISIWCTLIAVLFHFFNWQWMTIPWVPVALIGTAEAFLVGFKNNQAYDRLWEARKIWGGIVNSSRMLGSMVYAFDTKEEKTGTFDLEDRRKKIVFRHIAWLYQLREQLLIPTEWEHIKVEEDRFKSVDYKRNRLIKAGFPDYGRTPIFLNKYLSEEETELQSQYKNFATYLIAQQSKDINELKNMNVISDFNQKQLQDCLNEFYTLQGQAERIKKFPLPRQFASTAFVFNVIFIMLLPLGLVSEFAKLGDWGIWASIPFCITIGWIYIIMELVGDYSENPFEGLMFDIPMLSICRTIEIDLLQMTGETDLPDPIASKNGVLV; from the coding sequence ATGATTACAACAAAATACGTCAATTACAGGCAGGTTCTCAATTTATCGGGATTTCATCTTATTATGATTTCTATCTGGTGTACCCTGATTGCGGTTCTTTTTCATTTTTTTAACTGGCAGTGGATGACGATTCCTTGGGTTCCAGTCGCTTTGATTGGTACTGCGGAAGCGTTCTTAGTTGGTTTTAAAAACAACCAGGCTTACGACAGATTGTGGGAGGCAAGAAAAATTTGGGGCGGAATCGTAAATTCCAGCAGAATGCTCGGATCAATGGTTTATGCCTTTGATACCAAAGAAGAAAAAACAGGAACATTTGATCTGGAAGACCGCAGAAAGAAAATCGTTTTCCGGCATATTGCATGGCTGTATCAGTTAAGGGAGCAACTCCTGATTCCTACAGAGTGGGAACATATTAAAGTAGAAGAAGATCGGTTCAAAAGTGTTGATTATAAGCGTAACCGACTGATAAAGGCGGGTTTTCCTGATTATGGGAGAACGCCTATTTTCCTCAACAAATACTTGTCTGAAGAGGAAACTGAATTGCAGTCTCAGTATAAAAATTTCGCGACTTATCTTATTGCTCAGCAGTCGAAAGACATTAATGAGCTTAAAAACATGAACGTTATTTCAGACTTCAACCAAAAGCAACTGCAGGATTGTCTTAATGAATTTTATACGCTGCAGGGGCAGGCGGAAAGGATTAAAAAGTTTCCTTTGCCAAGACAGTTTGCAAGTACCGCCTTCGTTTTTAATGTCATTTTTATTATGCTGCTTCCGTTAGGTTTGGTGAGTGAATTTGCCAAGTTAGGAGACTGGGGAATCTGGGCTTCGATTCCGTTTTGTATTACAATTGGCTGGATTTATATTATTATGGAGCTGGTTGGAGATTATTCTGAAAATCCTTTTGAGGGTCTTATGTTTGATATTCCGATGCTTTCGATCTGCAGAACGATTGAGATTGATCTTCTGCAAATGACAGGAGAAACGGATTTGCCTGATCCTATCGCTTCTAAGAATGGGGTTTTGGTTTAA
- a CDS encoding THUMP domain-containing class I SAM-dependent RNA methyltransferase — translation MNTENIQIQIKTFFGLEQILAEEIKKLGGRKVEVKNRAVNCEGDLGFLYKINYSARTALKILVPIHEFKAFNQHQFYDRLFKFNWEEFMDVDQSFAIDSTVNSETFKHSQFVTLKMKDAIVDYFQEKFKKRPNVETKNPDIKFHLHIDRELITISLDSSGDPLFKRGYRREQGEAPINEVLASGMLQLAGWDGKGNFLDPMCGSGTLLIEAAMIALDLPAQIFRRRFAFQNWKNYDADLFTKIKEFRINRVKEFTGKIVGYDIDARMLNAARMNIEAAEMEDVIEVKKQNFFDSKKELFPLLMVFNPPYDERISINDDDFYKKIGDTFKTHYPNTLAWLISSDLEAVKKIGLRPSRKIKLFNGKLETRFLQYEMYEGTKKVHKLEEK, via the coding sequence ATGAATACAGAAAATATACAGATTCAGATAAAAACATTCTTCGGGCTGGAACAGATCCTGGCGGAAGAGATCAAAAAGCTGGGAGGAAGGAAAGTTGAGGTTAAAAACCGTGCGGTAAACTGTGAAGGAGATTTGGGCTTTTTATACAAGATCAATTACTCTGCGAGAACAGCCTTGAAAATTTTGGTTCCGATTCATGAATTTAAGGCTTTCAATCAGCACCAGTTTTACGACAGACTCTTCAAATTCAACTGGGAAGAATTTATGGATGTGGATCAGTCTTTTGCAATTGATTCTACCGTAAATTCTGAAACATTTAAGCATTCTCAGTTCGTAACGCTGAAAATGAAAGATGCTATTGTGGATTATTTTCAGGAAAAATTCAAAAAACGCCCGAATGTAGAAACCAAAAATCCGGATATTAAATTCCACCTTCATATCGACAGAGAGTTAATTACCATTTCTCTGGATTCTTCGGGAGATCCTTTATTTAAAAGAGGATACAGAAGAGAGCAGGGAGAAGCTCCGATTAATGAAGTTCTGGCAAGTGGAATGCTTCAACTGGCGGGTTGGGACGGAAAAGGTAATTTCCTTGATCCGATGTGCGGTTCGGGAACACTTTTAATTGAAGCGGCAATGATTGCTTTGGATCTTCCTGCACAGATTTTCAGAAGGAGATTTGCTTTCCAGAACTGGAAAAATTATGATGCGGATCTTTTTACCAAGATTAAAGAATTCAGAATCAACAGGGTGAAAGAGTTTACCGGAAAGATCGTTGGCTACGATATTGATGCCAGAATGCTGAATGCGGCAAGAATGAACATCGAAGCAGCAGAAATGGAAGACGTGATTGAAGTAAAGAAACAGAATTTCTTTGATTCCAAAAAAGAACTTTTCCCTTTGTTAATGGTCTTCAATCCGCCTTACGACGAAAGAATTTCTATTAATGATGATGATTTTTACAAGAAAATAGGCGATACTTTCAAAACCCATTATCCGAATACATTGGCATGGCTGATTTCTTCTGATTTGGAAGCGGTAAAGAAAATCGGTCTTCGTCCGTCAAGAAAAATCAAGCTTTTCAACGGAAAACTGGAAACCAGATTTTTGCAGTATGAAATGTATGAGGGAACGAAGAAAGTTCATAAATTAGAAGAAAAATAA
- a CDS encoding Lrp/AsnC family transcriptional regulator, with the protein MSFDDTDKKLLLFLQEDSKQTTKELSHKLGLSVTAVYERIRKLENTGVISKYVAILDRNKIQRNFIVLCHIKLAQHKKEYVLQFEKEVMNLEEVTECFHVSGDYDYILKIGVKDMEDYRNFMLTKLTTLQHIASTHSSFMISEVKNTTAIVL; encoded by the coding sequence ATGAGTTTTGATGATACCGATAAAAAACTGCTCCTTTTTCTGCAGGAGGATTCCAAACAAACCACCAAAGAACTGTCTCATAAGTTAGGTTTATCCGTTACGGCTGTTTATGAACGCATCCGGAAACTCGAAAATACAGGAGTAATTTCAAAATATGTTGCGATTCTGGACAGGAATAAAATCCAGCGAAATTTCATTGTGCTCTGTCACATCAAACTCGCTCAGCACAAAAAAGAATACGTCCTTCAGTTCGAAAAAGAAGTGATGAATTTAGAAGAAGTAACCGAATGTTTTCACGTAAGCGGAGACTACGATTATATCTTGAAAATCGGGGTAAAAGATATGGAAGACTATCGAAATTTTATGCTTACGAAGCTTACCACATTGCAACATATTGCAAGCACACACAGCTCTTTCATGATCTCTGAGGTAAAAAATACAACGGCAATTGTTTTGTAG
- a CDS encoding glycosyltransferase: protein MKPTISIIVAIFNRKDELFELLNSLTAQTDKEFEIIIVDDGSLIDLKPTISKFESFLNIKYFRKDNSGPGLSRNYGTRRAENEWLVFVDSDVIVENDYIENIKKDILEIPCDAFGGADKAHKGFNLMQKAISYSMTSVFTTGGIRGSKKAVSKFQPRSFNMGVKKDVFEKVGGFSEMRIGEDPDLSMTLWENGFKTAFFDDIAVYHKRRVDFGKFSKQVYQFGCARPILNQRHPNYVKISFAFPTLFMLGYVMGFIEYFILGKGVILAFYGLYTFMVLFHAVWVTKNISIAGMAVISTYIQMFSYGYGFLKSWILLNIFRMKPEDAFPKHFHKV, encoded by the coding sequence TTGAAGCCTACCATTTCCATTATCGTTGCCATTTTTAACCGCAAAGACGAACTTTTTGAACTCCTGAATTCTCTTACTGCACAGACAGACAAAGAGTTTGAGATTATTATCGTGGATGACGGCTCATTAATCGATTTAAAACCAACGATTTCAAAGTTCGAAAGTTTTTTAAACATTAAATATTTCCGGAAGGATAACTCAGGTCCCGGTTTATCCAGAAATTACGGAACGAGAAGAGCCGAAAACGAATGGCTTGTTTTTGTGGACAGCGATGTGATTGTAGAGAACGATTACATTGAAAACATCAAAAAAGATATTCTTGAAATTCCATGTGATGCTTTTGGAGGAGCAGATAAGGCACATAAAGGTTTTAATCTGATGCAGAAAGCCATTTCCTATTCCATGACTTCTGTTTTTACAACTGGCGGAATCAGGGGAAGTAAAAAAGCCGTTTCAAAATTTCAGCCCAGAAGCTTTAACATGGGCGTAAAAAAGGACGTATTTGAAAAAGTCGGAGGTTTTTCAGAAATGAGAATAGGAGAGGACCCGGATCTTTCCATGACGCTTTGGGAAAATGGCTTTAAAACTGCTTTTTTCGATGATATTGCAGTCTATCACAAACGAAGAGTAGATTTTGGCAAATTTTCAAAACAGGTGTATCAGTTTGGCTGTGCAAGACCAATTCTTAATCAGAGACATCCGAATTATGTAAAGATTTCATTTGCATTTCCTACCTTATTTATGCTAGGTTACGTGATGGGATTTATAGAATATTTCATTCTGGGAAAAGGCGTTATTCTTGCGTTCTACGGGCTATATACTTTTATGGTACTTTTCCATGCTGTGTGGGTCACCAAAAATATAAGCATTGCCGGAATGGCAGTAATCTCCACCTACATCCAGATGTTTTCTTACGGTTATGGTTTCTTAAAATCGTGGATTTTGCTGAATATTTTCAGGATGAAACCCGAAGATGCCTTCCCGAAACATTTTCATAAAGTTTGA
- a CDS encoding helix-turn-helix transcriptional regulator — protein MIKEKLIKARKERNFSQQDIAEHLKISQTHYLRKEKGEVEIKDEEWERIAKLLDVEVDEIKQSEKENSIHQNFENNSGNYIGSNNIYCNVPEYLLENQQEYISLLKKEIQELKDRIAKLEQK, from the coding sequence ATGATAAAAGAAAAATTAATCAAGGCAAGAAAAGAAAGAAATTTCTCTCAACAGGATATTGCCGAACATCTTAAAATCAGCCAAACTCATTATCTTCGTAAAGAAAAAGGTGAAGTTGAGATCAAAGACGAAGAATGGGAACGTATCGCAAAATTACTGGACGTAGAAGTAGATGAAATTAAACAATCTGAAAAAGAGAATTCAATTCATCAAAACTTTGAAAATAATTCCGGCAACTATATTGGAAGCAATAATATATATTGTAACGTTCCGGAATACCTGCTTGAAAACCAACAGGAATACATTTCCTTACTGAAAAAAGAAATTCAGGAGTTAAAAGATAGAATTGCAAAGCTGGAACAGAAATAA
- a CDS encoding GLPGLI family protein: MKQVLFFCVIFISIIGKSQTPFNVEYEADYKLVYKDQNIPNAPTQDAAFALLMNREESYFKNLNKYVSDSLKYERKLNDKSSYNDYLRYFTPFDENIGITSGKIYVTVPISGKNYRYEESNDMNWKLENEYKKIGKYKCQKATAKKYGRMWTAYFTNEIPFPYGPYKFSKLPGLILEVFDDKKDYVFTLYKFGKRKYVCKSANMNSNAEAIQKQKIFDYKRKEMGNPNKYLEHIGDEETRQLLIKKSSEKAKKYNPIELSIY; encoded by the coding sequence ATGAAACAAGTACTTTTTTTCTGCGTCATTTTTATTTCGATTATCGGTAAATCTCAAACGCCTTTTAATGTGGAATATGAAGCAGATTATAAATTAGTTTATAAAGACCAGAATATACCAAATGCACCTACTCAGGATGCTGCATTTGCTTTATTGATGAACAGGGAAGAGTCGTATTTTAAAAATTTAAACAAATACGTCAGTGATTCTTTAAAATATGAAAGAAAATTAAATGATAAAAGTAGCTATAATGACTATTTGAGATATTTTACTCCATTTGATGAAAATATAGGCATTACCTCAGGCAAAATATATGTCACCGTACCCATTTCAGGTAAGAACTACAGATATGAAGAAAGTAATGATATGAATTGGAAGTTAGAAAATGAATATAAAAAAATCGGAAAATATAAATGTCAAAAAGCTACGGCTAAAAAATATGGCAGAATGTGGACTGCGTATTTTACAAATGAAATTCCTTTTCCTTATGGCCCTTATAAATTCAGTAAATTACCAGGATTGATTTTAGAAGTTTTCGATGACAAAAAAGATTATGTTTTTACTTTGTATAAATTTGGAAAAAGAAAATATGTTTGTAAGTCCGCAAACATGAATTCAAATGCAGAAGCCATACAGAAACAAAAAATTTTTGATTACAAAAGAAAAGAAATGGGCAATCCTAACAAATATTTAGAACATATTGGAGATGAGGAAACTAGACAATTGTTAATAAAGAAAAGTTCAGAAAAAGCGAAAAAATATAATCCTATTGAACTTAGTATTTATTGA